The following proteins come from a genomic window of Meles meles chromosome 1, mMelMel3.1 paternal haplotype, whole genome shotgun sequence:
- the SDHB gene encoding succinate dehydrogenase [ubiquinone] iron-sulfur subunit, mitochondrial: MAAVVGVSLKRRFPAAALGGACLQACRGAQTAAAAAPRIKKFAIYRWDPDKTGDKPHMQTYEIDLNKCGPMVLDALIKIKNEIDSTLTFRRSCREGICGSCAMNINGGNTLACTRRIDTNLSKVSKIYPLPHMYVIKDLVPDLSNFYAQYKSIEPYLKKKDESQEGKQQYLQSIEDREKLDGLYECILCACCSTSCPSYWWNGDKYLGPAVLMQAYRWMIDSRDDFTEERLAKLQDPFSLYRCHTIMNCTKTCPKGLNPGKAIAEIKKMMATYKGKKASV; this comes from the exons GCCTGCCGGGgggcccagacagctgccgccgCAGCGCCCCGAATCAAGAAATTTGCCATCTACCGATGGGACCCAGACAAGACTGGAGATAAACCCCATATGCAAACTTACGAAATTGATTTGAATAA ATGTGGTCCTATGGTGTTGGATGCTTTAATCAAGATTAAGAATGAAATTGATTCTACCTTGACCTTCCGAAGATCATGTAGAGAAG GCATCTGTGGCTCCTGTGCCATGAACATCAACGGAGGCAACACCCTGGCTTGCACCCGGAGGATCGACACCAACCTCAGCAAAGTCTCAAAAATCTACCCTCTTCCGCATATGTATGTGATAAAGGACCTTGTTCCC GACCTGAGCAACTTCTACGCTCAGTACAAATCCATCGAGCCTTATTTGAAGAAGAAGGACGAGTCCCAGGAGGGCAAGCAGCAGTATCTACAGTCCATAGAAGATCGTGAGAAACTG GACGGACTGTACGAGTGCATCCTCTGTGCCTGCTGCAGCACAAGCTGCCCCAGCTACTGGTGGAACGGAGACAAGTACCTGGGACCTGCAGTTCTCATGCAG GCCTACCGCTGGATGATTGACTCGAGGGACGACTTCACAGAGGAGCGCCTGGCCAAGCTACAGGACCCATTCTCCCTGTACCGCTGCCATACCATCATGAACTGCACCAAGACCTGCCCCAAG gGGCTGAATCCAGGCAAAGCTATTGCCGAAATCAAGAAAATGATGGCCACCTATAAGGGGAAGAAGGCGTCGGTGTAA